GTGACCCGGCGACGGACTGGATCGTCCACCACGAGGCGACGTTCGACGTCGAGATGGAGGTACGGCGCCACGTCTCCGTGCTGGTGCTGACCGGTACCCGGCTGCTCGTCCTGCACACCGACGACCACCCGCCGGTCGACGGCGCCTCGCAGCCGCACGCGACGACGAGCGTCGAAGCGGTGCCGCTGCGCCAGATCCAGTCGGTGCTGTTGAGCTCGGTGATCCCGGAGCCGGCGAACTACGCGGCCGGCCGGGCGCCTGCCGAGGCCACGCTCACCGTGGGGTGGGGGATCGTCGGCCGGGTCGACCTCGAGCCGGCCAGCTGCGCCGACGAGAACTGCGAGGCCGACCACGGCTACACCGGGCAGCTCACCTCCGACGACCTCACCCTCCGGGTGAGCGGCACGGCGGAAGGCGACGACGCGGTGCAGCGGTTGGTGGACTTCGCCGCCGCGCTGTCCGCGGCCACCAGCCGGTGACAGGCCTTCCGGCCCGCGTCACGCGATGTGACTAGCTGCTGCGGTGAGCCGCTACTGT
The window above is part of the Streptosporangiales bacterium genome. Proteins encoded here:
- a CDS encoding phosphodiesterase — encoded protein: MTTSTLDDLRTEVERCGYFPELVVHGVETALGSDPATDWIVHHEATFDVEMEVRRHVSVLVLTGTRLLVLHTDDHPPVDGASQPHATTSVEAVPLRQIQSVLLSSVIPEPANYAAGRAPAEATLTVGWGIVGRVDLEPASCADENCEADHGYTGQLTSDDLTLRVSGTAEGDDAVQRLVDFAAALSAATSR